In Drosophila yakuba strain Tai18E2 chromosome X, Prin_Dyak_Tai18E2_2.1, whole genome shotgun sequence, a single genomic region encodes these proteins:
- the LOC26536056 gene encoding uncharacterized protein LOC26536056: MNRKSRDRVRRRPNNGAGDRAVEDFLAELGRWSTDMPSRSSSTSSVSSSTESTGVTSYRRGLRRVRAIVISAPPSMGELFSQNVRGGTPSTIAWRCKIALLYLGLVVAPVILELGPRIEFPEQWNQAGRFQFLKERRLALTFTLNTTREVIRSFLSAAVPLYSMLCMAHPNRFLLCAPQARSRHIEVPANVSLFFLGLLPYVLRLHAGFYVFVRDTWMAYNDHVLSIAETFNSWRILIYLNQVMQLVYSIELVLLMAQGFMSFLHARRIYKLVAGKGNFYVAQLEQDKSKFWYIPSKYTMHVYRAFQERVYELE, encoded by the exons ATGAATAGGAAGTCGAGGGATCGAGTTCGTCGGCGGCCCAACAATGGAGCGGGCGATAGAGCCGTGGAAGACTTTTTGGCCGAGCTGGGAAGGTGGTCGACCGACATGCCATCGCGCTCTAGCTCCACATCATCAGTTAGCAGctccactgaatccactggGGTTACTTCCTATCGCCGGGGTCTGCGCCGCGTGAGGGCCATAGTGATCAGTGCGCCGCCATCCATGGGCGAGCTTTTCTCCCAGAATGTGCGGGGGGGCACCCCGAGCACCATCGCCTGGCGCTGCAAAATCGCGTTACTCTATCTGGGCCTCGTCGTGGCGCCGGTCATCTTGGAGCTGGGTCCGCGCATCGAGTTTCCCGAACAATGGAACCAGGCCGGCAGATTCCAGTTCCTTAAGGAGCGCCGTCTGGCCTTGACATTTACGTTGAACACTACGCGCGAAGTGATCCGCTCCTTTCTGTCGGCCGCCGTGCCGCTGTATAGCATGCTCTGCATGGCTCATCCGAATCGATTCCTTCTCTGTGCCCCACAAGCCAGAAGCCGCCACATTGAGGTGCCCGCCAACGTGAGCCTGTTCTTCCTGGGCCTCTTGCCCTATGTGCTCCGTCTGCATGCCGGATTCTATGTGTTCGTCAGGGACACTTGGATGGCCTACAATGATCATGTGCTGAGCATTGCCGAGACCTTTAACTCGTGGCGCATTCTCATCTATCTGAATCAGGTCATGCAACTCGTCTACTCCATCGAACTGGTCCTGCTCATGGCTCAGGGTTTCATGTCCTTTCTGCATGCCCGTCGCATCTACAAGCTGGTCGCCGGTAAGGGCAACTTTTACGTCGCGCAGCTGGAACAG GACAAGTCGAAGTTCTGGTACATCCCCAGCAAATACACCATGCACGTTTACCGCGCTTTTCAGGAACGTGTCTACGAACTGGAGTAG
- the LOC6524476 gene encoding protein SMG9 has translation MAEPRRRIRNKKRDDPCSGFLAPVTIARREDAARIMQPKILLKKDRDRDQETWDRERDKDRLKLERDRDRDTESSPSCYPETPAALKTIIINRTSEVRPADRCQMSLVGGALAPGSGHLSGVPSTSVCAALASSAPAGRDKGNCSGGAGTAGTASGAANALQELQPPRMNRPTPLIVANGVFNANARKLFHKTNTDFTVIGVLGGQSSGKSTLLNLLAAERSLDYDYYQHLFAPEADECIFATRHKAKPNNGQKSILRPRTETLQFFITRERHILLDTPPLLPVGKEPDHQDLHSLATMAQLLSVCHVLILVIDGLAVEQLRLINAALRLRPTFPCKGYVRDHLPQVVFVRTRAQRIDFEPQQRERLDKKLAYLYGPTGLPIYRGRGDARCLNTFLLPEVGSNKATAFHSCLGEMVRQFRERILGSTRISMCHTSTELSEAIWFEILAESARKGAPHFEKIYAEIKLRHLDTRCQWRSDNWRTFSSSAES, from the coding sequence ATGGCTGAGCCCCGTCGCCGTATCCGTAACAAAAAGCGGGATGATCCCTGTTCCGGCTTCCTGGCACCCGTGACCATTGCCCGGCGCGAGGACGCCGCCCGCATCATGCAGCCGAAAATTCTGCTGAAGAAGGATCGCGATCGGGACCAAGAGACCTGGGACAGAGAGCGGGACAAGGACCGTCTCAAGCTGGAGAGAGACAGGGACAGAGATACGGAGTCGAGTCCTAGTTGTTACCCAGAAACACCGGCGGCCCTCAAAACGATCATCATCAATCGCACGAGTGAGGTGCGGCCGGCAGACAGGTGCCAGATGTCTCTAGTCGGAGGTGCTCTTGCCCCGGGAAGTGGGCATTTGTCCGGCGTGCCATCCACCTCCGTTTGCGCCGCATTGGCTAGCTCGGCACCAGCTGGCCGGGACAAGGGTAACTGCAGTGGTGGTGCCGGAACAGCTGGCACCGCGTCCGGAGCTGCGAATGCTCTCCAGGAGCTGCAGCCGCCACGCATGAACCGTCCCACCCCTCTCATCGTGGCCAATGGCGTTTTTAATGCCAATGCTCGAAAGCTCTTCCACAAAACCAATACGGATTTCACCGTCATCGGCGTCCTGGGTGGTCAGAGTTCCGGAAAGAGCACGCTGCTCAATCTCCTGGCCGCAGAGCGGTCTCTGGACTACGACTACTACCAACATCTATTCGCCCCCGAGGCGGATGAATGCATCTTTGCCACGCGTCACAAGGCCAAGCCGAACAATGGGCAGAAGAGCATATTGCGTCCTCGCACGGAGACCCTGCAGTTTTTCATCACCCGGGAACGTCACATACTGCTGGACACACCACCGCTGCTGCCTGTGGGCAAGGAGCCGGATCACCAGGATCTGCACTCTCTGGCGACCATGGCGCAACTATTGAGCGTATGCCATGTATTGATTTTAGTCATTGACGGCTTGGCCGTGGAGCAATTGCGTCTGATAAACGCTGCTCTTCGCCTGAGACCGACGTTTCCCTGCAAAGGCTATGTGCGGGATCACTTGCCGCAGGTGGTATTCGTACGCACACGTGCCCAGCGAATAGACTTCGAGCCACAGCAGCGGGAACGACTGGACAAAAAGCTGGCGTATCTATACGGGCCCACGGGTCTGCCCATTTACCGGGGTAGAGGCGATGCACGGTGCCTTAACACCTTCCTGCTGCCGGAGGTGGGCAGCAACAAAGCCACCGCTTTCCACTCGTGCCTTGGCGAAATGGTGCGTCAGTTCCGAGAACGTATACTCGGATCCACGCGGATCTCTATGTGCCACACCAGCACCGAACTCAGCGAGGCCATCTGGTTTGAGATCCTAGCCGAAAGTGCTCGCAAGGGTGCTCCGCATTTCGAGAAGATCTACGCAGAGATCAAGCTGCGCCACCTGGACACACGCTGTCAGTGGCGATCGGACAATTGGCGCACCTTCTCTTCCAGTGCCGAGAGCTGA
- the LOC6524475 gene encoding protein KTI12 homolog has translation MPIVVITGLPASGKSTRARQLRDHFVERGRKVHLISENEAVPKAGFGKNSHAGDSQKEKVVRSDLKSEASRHLNQEDLVILDAGNYIKGYRYELYCMSKVSRTTQCTLFCCIPQEQAWTFNSLRTAADELPGDSETEQLVDNSDVPYTRASFDALCQRYEEPQSNNRWDSPLVVVLPEDTLDMEAIYKSLYESQPLPPNQSTYNAPLGATNYLFELDKIVKEIIKEILGAVKIKAFGQLRIPGSRNPVKVATSMNALQLNRLRQKFITSTCHASQTSPTPLEQVPHLFVQFINANTIGC, from the exons ATGCCCATTGTGGTGATTACGGGTCTGCCGGCCAGCGGAAAGAGCACACGTGCCCGCCAGCTGCGCGATCACTTCGTGGAACGCGGCAGGAAGGTGCATCTAATCAGCGAAAATGAGGCAGTGCCCAAGGCGGGCTTTGGCAAGAATTCCCATGCAGGTGATTCGCAGAAGGAGAAGGTGGTGCGCAGCGATCTGAAGTCGGAAGCCTCGCGGCACCTCAACCAGGAGGATCTGGTCATCCTGGACGCCGGGAACTACATCAAGG GCTACCGCTACGAATTGTACTGCATGTCCAAGGTGTCGAGGACCACCCAATGCACTCTATTTTGCTGCATACCCCAGGAGCAGGCGTGGACCTTCAATAGCCTACGAACGGCGGCGGATGAGCTGCCCGGCGACAGTGAAACGGAGCAGCTGGTGGATAACTCGGATGTTCCCTATACCCGAGCGTCTTTCGATGCTCTGTGCCAGCGCTATGAGGAGCCGCAGAGCAACAACCGTTGGGACAGTCCTCTGGTGGTAGTCTTACCCGAGGACACGCTCGACATGGAGGCCATCTACAAGTCTTTGTACGAGTCCCAGCCACTGCCCCCCAACCAGAGTACTTATAAT GCACCGCTAGGAGCGACCAACTACCTTTTCGAACTGGACAAAATCGTGAAGGAGATCATCAAAGAGATCCTCGGCGCCGTCAAGATCAAGGCCTTCGGCCAGCTGCGCATCCCGGGAAGCAGAAATCCCGTGAAGGTCGCCACTTCGATGAACGCCCTCCAGCTGAACCGCCTGCGCCAGAAGTTCATCACGAGCACGTGTCACGCCAGCCAGACGTCTCCCACCCCGCTGGAGCAGGTGCCGCACCTGTTCGTGCAGTTCATCAATGCCAACACGATCGGCTGCTAG
- the LOC6524477 gene encoding carnosine N-methyltransferase isoform X1 produces the protein MSSMDCATFPMHPKMDEQLARAFAANEEEEEKHIQKVQNAFLYYGPYACQRLKRSMDYLNSLSGEDQIMLARYRGHLECVRTCIDRNQAVIREILRERVLYPAEEATGDPSADRWEFEEPPPNVRHGDMDQIDIPFDEADVEPLKILKAQSTLKLIARDWSTEGALEREQSYKPIIDSIVEYYKPSDFELKEIKILVPGAGLGRLTYELACLGYSCEGNEFSYFMLIASNFVLNLCDYENKYVLYPWVHQYVNNLRREDQVAAVRFPDVCPLKNPPKGHFEIAAGDFLEVYKTPNAYNCVATCFFIDCANNVIDFIRTIYKILVPGGIWVNLGPLLYHYSDVSGQNSIEPTFEDLCIIMESVGFVIETSRTGIRTKYAQNPSSMKQSEYQSLFWVCRKPDTFEEQRGKRKASREPHDLIVREDSEEEEEQQPERNEMEQKQQLKPLANGDTEMKAQPT, from the exons ATGAGCTCCATGGACTGCGCCACGTTCCCGATGCATCCCAAAATGGACGAGCAGCTGGCCCGGGCGTTCGCCGccaacgaggaggaggaggagaagcaCATTCAGAAGGTGCAGAACGCCTTCCTTTACTATGG GCCATATGCGTGCCAGCGGCTGAAGCGCTCCATGGATTACCTGAACAGCCTGTCTGGCGAGGATCAAATCATGCTAGCCAGGTACCGAGGGCATCTGGAGTGCGTGCGCACGTGCATCGATCGCAACCAGGCGGTTATCCGTGAAATATTGCGGGAGCGCGTCCTCTatccggcggaggaggcgaCTGGGGATCCTTCGGCGGACCGGTGGGAGTTTGAAGAGCCGCCACCAAATGTGAGGCACGGTGACATGGACCAG ATTGATATTCCATTCGATGAAGCTGACGTTGAACCtctaaaaattttaaaggCCCAGTCGACGTTGAAGTTGATTGCGCGCGACTGGAGCACTGAAGGAGCCTTGGAGCGGGAGCAGTCCTATAAACCAATCATCGACAGCATCGTCGAGTACTACAAGCCCAGCGATTT CGAGCTGAAGGAGATAAAGATCCTGGTGCCAGGAGCGGGACTGGGAAGGCTCACCTACGAGCTTGCCTGCTTGGGATACTCGTGCGAGGGCAACGAGTTTTCCTACTTCATGCTGATCGCCTCCAATTTTGTCCTCAACCT CTGCGATTACGAGAACAAGTACGTGCTATACCCGTGGGTGCATCAGTATGTGAATAACTTAAGGCGCGAGGATCAGGTGGCCGCCGTTCGGTTTCCAGACGTCTGCCCGCTTAAAAATCCACCCAAAGGACATTTCGAAATAGCAGCTGGGGACTTTCTGGAGGTCTACAAGACGCCGAACGCCTACAACTGCGTGGCCACGTGCTTCTTCATAGATTGTGCCAATAACGTCATTGACTTCATACGCACAATTTACAA AATCCTCGTGCCTGGTGGTATTTGGGTGAATCTCGGACCGCTGCTGTATCATTACAGCGACGTCAGCGGGCAAAACAGTATCGAGCCGACGTTCGAGGATCTTTGCATCATCATGGAGAGTGTCGGATTCGTAATCGAGACATCGCGCACCGGCATCCGAACCAAGTACGCCCAGAATCCGTCTTCAATGAAGCAGAGCGAGTACCAGAGCCTTTTCTGGGTTTGCCGCAAGCCGGATACGTTTGAGGAGCAGCGGGGCAAACGCAAGGCCTCCAGGGAGCCACACGATCTCATTGTTCGCGAGGacagcgaggaggaggaggagcaacaGCCAGAACGGAATGAAATGGAACAAAAACAGCAATTAAAACCACTGGCCAACGGTGATACTGAGATGAAGGCCCAGCCAACGTga
- the LOC6524477 gene encoding carnosine N-methyltransferase isoform X2, translating into MSSMDCATFPMHPKMDEQLARAFAANEEEEEKHIQKVQNAFLYYGPYACQRLKRSMDYLNSLSGEDQIMLARYRGHLECVRTCIDRNQAVIREILRERVLYPAEEATGDPSADRWEFEEPPPNVRHGDMDQAQSTLKLIARDWSTEGALEREQSYKPIIDSIVEYYKPSDFELKEIKILVPGAGLGRLTYELACLGYSCEGNEFSYFMLIASNFVLNLCDYENKYVLYPWVHQYVNNLRREDQVAAVRFPDVCPLKNPPKGHFEIAAGDFLEVYKTPNAYNCVATCFFIDCANNVIDFIRTIYKILVPGGIWVNLGPLLYHYSDVSGQNSIEPTFEDLCIIMESVGFVIETSRTGIRTKYAQNPSSMKQSEYQSLFWVCRKPDTFEEQRGKRKASREPHDLIVREDSEEEEEQQPERNEMEQKQQLKPLANGDTEMKAQPT; encoded by the exons ATGAGCTCCATGGACTGCGCCACGTTCCCGATGCATCCCAAAATGGACGAGCAGCTGGCCCGGGCGTTCGCCGccaacgaggaggaggaggagaagcaCATTCAGAAGGTGCAGAACGCCTTCCTTTACTATGG GCCATATGCGTGCCAGCGGCTGAAGCGCTCCATGGATTACCTGAACAGCCTGTCTGGCGAGGATCAAATCATGCTAGCCAGGTACCGAGGGCATCTGGAGTGCGTGCGCACGTGCATCGATCGCAACCAGGCGGTTATCCGTGAAATATTGCGGGAGCGCGTCCTCTatccggcggaggaggcgaCTGGGGATCCTTCGGCGGACCGGTGGGAGTTTGAAGAGCCGCCACCAAATGTGAGGCACGGTGACATGGACCAG gCCCAGTCGACGTTGAAGTTGATTGCGCGCGACTGGAGCACTGAAGGAGCCTTGGAGCGGGAGCAGTCCTATAAACCAATCATCGACAGCATCGTCGAGTACTACAAGCCCAGCGATTT CGAGCTGAAGGAGATAAAGATCCTGGTGCCAGGAGCGGGACTGGGAAGGCTCACCTACGAGCTTGCCTGCTTGGGATACTCGTGCGAGGGCAACGAGTTTTCCTACTTCATGCTGATCGCCTCCAATTTTGTCCTCAACCT CTGCGATTACGAGAACAAGTACGTGCTATACCCGTGGGTGCATCAGTATGTGAATAACTTAAGGCGCGAGGATCAGGTGGCCGCCGTTCGGTTTCCAGACGTCTGCCCGCTTAAAAATCCACCCAAAGGACATTTCGAAATAGCAGCTGGGGACTTTCTGGAGGTCTACAAGACGCCGAACGCCTACAACTGCGTGGCCACGTGCTTCTTCATAGATTGTGCCAATAACGTCATTGACTTCATACGCACAATTTACAA AATCCTCGTGCCTGGTGGTATTTGGGTGAATCTCGGACCGCTGCTGTATCATTACAGCGACGTCAGCGGGCAAAACAGTATCGAGCCGACGTTCGAGGATCTTTGCATCATCATGGAGAGTGTCGGATTCGTAATCGAGACATCGCGCACCGGCATCCGAACCAAGTACGCCCAGAATCCGTCTTCAATGAAGCAGAGCGAGTACCAGAGCCTTTTCTGGGTTTGCCGCAAGCCGGATACGTTTGAGGAGCAGCGGGGCAAACGCAAGGCCTCCAGGGAGCCACACGATCTCATTGTTCGCGAGGacagcgaggaggaggaggagcaacaGCCAGAACGGAATGAAATGGAACAAAAACAGCAATTAAAACCACTGGCCAACGGTGATACTGAGATGAAGGCCCAGCCAACGTga
- the LOC6524477 gene encoding carnosine N-methyltransferase isoform X3, with protein sequence MDYLNSLSGEDQIMLARYRGHLECVRTCIDRNQAVIREILRERVLYPAEEATGDPSADRWEFEEPPPNVRHGDMDQIDIPFDEADVEPLKILKAQSTLKLIARDWSTEGALEREQSYKPIIDSIVEYYKPSDFELKEIKILVPGAGLGRLTYELACLGYSCEGNEFSYFMLIASNFVLNLCDYENKYVLYPWVHQYVNNLRREDQVAAVRFPDVCPLKNPPKGHFEIAAGDFLEVYKTPNAYNCVATCFFIDCANNVIDFIRTIYKILVPGGIWVNLGPLLYHYSDVSGQNSIEPTFEDLCIIMESVGFVIETSRTGIRTKYAQNPSSMKQSEYQSLFWVCRKPDTFEEQRGKRKASREPHDLIVREDSEEEEEQQPERNEMEQKQQLKPLANGDTEMKAQPT encoded by the exons ATGGATTACCTGAACAGCCTGTCTGGCGAGGATCAAATCATGCTAGCCAGGTACCGAGGGCATCTGGAGTGCGTGCGCACGTGCATCGATCGCAACCAGGCGGTTATCCGTGAAATATTGCGGGAGCGCGTCCTCTatccggcggaggaggcgaCTGGGGATCCTTCGGCGGACCGGTGGGAGTTTGAAGAGCCGCCACCAAATGTGAGGCACGGTGACATGGACCAG ATTGATATTCCATTCGATGAAGCTGACGTTGAACCtctaaaaattttaaaggCCCAGTCGACGTTGAAGTTGATTGCGCGCGACTGGAGCACTGAAGGAGCCTTGGAGCGGGAGCAGTCCTATAAACCAATCATCGACAGCATCGTCGAGTACTACAAGCCCAGCGATTT CGAGCTGAAGGAGATAAAGATCCTGGTGCCAGGAGCGGGACTGGGAAGGCTCACCTACGAGCTTGCCTGCTTGGGATACTCGTGCGAGGGCAACGAGTTTTCCTACTTCATGCTGATCGCCTCCAATTTTGTCCTCAACCT CTGCGATTACGAGAACAAGTACGTGCTATACCCGTGGGTGCATCAGTATGTGAATAACTTAAGGCGCGAGGATCAGGTGGCCGCCGTTCGGTTTCCAGACGTCTGCCCGCTTAAAAATCCACCCAAAGGACATTTCGAAATAGCAGCTGGGGACTTTCTGGAGGTCTACAAGACGCCGAACGCCTACAACTGCGTGGCCACGTGCTTCTTCATAGATTGTGCCAATAACGTCATTGACTTCATACGCACAATTTACAA AATCCTCGTGCCTGGTGGTATTTGGGTGAATCTCGGACCGCTGCTGTATCATTACAGCGACGTCAGCGGGCAAAACAGTATCGAGCCGACGTTCGAGGATCTTTGCATCATCATGGAGAGTGTCGGATTCGTAATCGAGACATCGCGCACCGGCATCCGAACCAAGTACGCCCAGAATCCGTCTTCAATGAAGCAGAGCGAGTACCAGAGCCTTTTCTGGGTTTGCCGCAAGCCGGATACGTTTGAGGAGCAGCGGGGCAAACGCAAGGCCTCCAGGGAGCCACACGATCTCATTGTTCGCGAGGacagcgaggaggaggaggagcaacaGCCAGAACGGAATGAAATGGAACAAAAACAGCAATTAAAACCACTGGCCAACGGTGATACTGAGATGAAGGCCCAGCCAACGTga
- the LOC26534715 gene encoding type II inositol 1,4,5-trisphosphate 5-phosphatase — protein MDTLSEAVANGTATAATRTTKDIVKERFKEDETIEYIFEAYQIKGHEYSNRLLALVTSQSGGTFAIIAFSYLRTPLTAANELIVNKVFAIDHNFQLRQDSKTSITTQQFDLSTAEDGPIKYYYYATESDHYEEFVAKVISFKSTMAQHDPETVLNFRWLNDYRQIGEVKQELKKRESEYIVYKDIIIYCATWNVNNKTCCDSNNPLRAWLACSEKPPDIYAIGLQELDTPTKAMLNSTQMQALEKQWIDNMMESVHPDVEYEILMSHRLVATMLTVIVRKQLRQHIIRCRPKSVARGIFNTLGNKGGVAISLQLNEGNICFVNSHLAAHMGNVEERNQDYNAIVEGIRFDDGRTISDHDHIFWLGDLNYRIQEPPGQQRPGPLSDAQTYELLLQYDQLRQEMRRGKCFEGYTEGEIKFRPTYKYDPGTDTYDSSEKQRAPAYCDRVLWKGTRIEQLVYNSIMEIRQSDHKPVYAVFQVKVKTRDEIKYKRVQEEVLKAVDKRENDNQPQINVEKTVIDFGTVRFNEPSTRDFNVYNNCPLPVDFSFKEKDIHAICEPWLHVDPRQDSLLIDSARSIRLKMNANVRTIAGLLRKIRASDNFDILILHVENGRDIFITVTGDYQPSCFGLSMETMCRTDRPLSEYSQDQIKQLMNDESPEYRVTMPREFFLLIDYLYRQGSKQVGAFPSYDSRLSLGAQFNSVRDWLDTWSDDPFPANAETAAQALLLLLDLPEQALLEPVVENLLECTNKSQAMDYISLLSPPKRNVFMHLCMFLRAGIESQFYDLHQVASTFGRILLRSTERAAWMDYHSRCNQFMRLFIDTDVEAMGNGNEGAGTGTGSGSGNRAGLQA, from the exons ATGGACACGTTGAGCGAGGCAGTGGCCAATGGAACCGCTACCGCGGCCACCAGAACGACCAAGGATATTGTGAAGGAGCGCTTCAAGGAGGATGAAACCATAGAATAC ATATTCGAGGCGTATCAGATCAAAGGTCATGAGTACTCCAATCGCCTTCTGGCACTGGTCACATCGCAGTCGGGCGGCACGTTCGCCATCATCGCCTTCTCCTACTTGCGTACTCCGCTGACCGCTGCGAACGAGCTGATCGTCAACAAGGTGTTCGCCATCGACCACAATTTCCAGTTGCGACAGG ACAGCAAGACCTCGATCACCACGCAACAGTTTGACCTGTCCACAGCCGAGGATGGGCCAATCAAGTACTACTACTATGCCACGGAGAGCGACCATTACGAGGAGTTTGTGGCCAAGGTGATTTCCTTCAAGAGCACCATGGCACAGCATGATCCCGAGACGGTGCTTAACTTCAGGTGGCTGAACGACTACCGGCAAATCGGCGAAGTGAAGCAGGAGCTAAAAAAGCGGGAGAGCGAGTACATTGTCTACAAGGACATCAT AATCTACTGCGCCACTTGGAATGTGAACAACAAGACCTGCTGCGACAGCAACAATCCACTGCGAGCCTGGCTGGCATGCAGTGAAAAGCCGCCGGACATCTACGCGATTGGACTGCAGGAGCTGGACACACCCACAAAGGCTATGTTGAACTCCACCCAGATGCAGGCCCTCGAGAAGCAGtggat CGATAATATGATGGAGAGCGTTCACCCAGACGTGGAGTACGAGATCCTTATGTCGCACCGCCTGGTGGCCACGATGTTGACGGTCATTGTGCGCAAGCAGCTGCGACAGCACATCATCCGTTGCCGACCAAAGTCGGTGGCCCGCGGCATCTTCAATACGCTTGGCAACAAGGGCGGCGTCGCCATCAGCCTGCAGCTCAACGAGGGCAACATCTGCTTTGTGAACTCCCACCTGGCGGCCCACATGGGCAACGTGGAGGAGCGAAATCAGGACTACAATGCCATAGTGGAGGGCATACGCTTCGACGACGGACGAACAATCAGTGACCATGA TCACATCTTCTGGCTGGGCGATTTGAATTACCGCATCCAGGAGCCGCCTGGCCAACAGCGACCAGGACCACTGAGCGATGCCCAGACCTACGAGTTGCTCCTGCAGTACGACCAGCTGCGTCAGGAGATGCGGCGTGGAAAGTGCTTTGAGGGCTACACCGAGGGCGAGATCAAGTTCCGGCCGACGTACAAGTATGATCCGGGCACGGACACCTACGACAGCAGCGAGAAGCAGCGTGCGCCGGCCTATTGCGATCGAGTGCTCTGGAAGGGCACGCGCATCGAGCAGCTGGTCTACAACAGCATCATGGAGATTCGCCAGAGCGATCACAAGCCCGTGTACGCCGTGTTTCAGGTGAAAGTGAAGACGCGCGACGAGATCAAGTACAAACGGGTCCAGGAGGAGGTGCTGAAGGCAGTGGACAAACGGGAGAACGACAACCAGCCGCAGATCAATGTCGAGAAGACGGTCATCGATTTCGGAACAGTGCGTTTCAACGAGCCGAGCACACGGGACTTCAACGTCTATAACAACTGCCCACTACCGGTGGACTTCAGTTTCAAAGAGAAGGACATACACGCCATCTGCGAGCCATGGCTGCACGTCGATCCGCGCCAAGACTCGCTGCTGATCGACTCCGCCCGAAGCATACGGCTAAAAATGAACGCCAATGTGCGGACCATTGCCGGGTTGCTGCGCAAGATCCGCGCCAGCGACAACTTCGATATTCTCATCCTCCACGTGGAGAACGGGCGGGACATTTTCATCACGGTTACCGGCGACTATCAGCCCAGTTGCTTTGGGCTTTCCATGGAGACGATGTGCCGCACCGATCGACCACTAAGCGAGTACTCTCAAGATCAAATTAAGCAGCTG ATGAATGACGAATCACCGGAATACCGTGTGACGATGCCCCGGGAATTCTTTCTGCTGATCGACTACCTGTACAGGCAGGGCTCCAAGCAGGTGGGCGCCTTCCCGTCCTATGACTCGCGTCTCTCCCTCGGTGCTCAGTTTAATTCGGTGCGCGACTGGTTGGACACCTGGTCGGATGATCCGTTCC CTGCCAACGCCGAGACGGCTGCGCAAgcgctgctgcttttgctggaTCTGCCGGAGCAGGCGCTGCTGGAGCCGGTGGTCGAGAATCTGCTAGAGTGCACCAACAAGTCGCAGGCCATGGACTACATTTCGCTGTTGAGCCCTCCCAAGCGCAATGTTTTCATGCACCTGTGTATGTTCCTGCGCGCTGGCATCGAGAGTCAGTTCTACGATCTGCATCAAGTCG CCTCCACCTTTGGCCGCATTCTGTTGCGCAGCACGGAGCGTGCCGCCTGGATGGACTACCACAGCCGCTGCAATCAGTTCATGAGGCTCTTCATCGACACCGACGTCGAGGCGATGGGCAACGGCAATGAGGGCGCCGGAACTGGAACAGGCTCCGGATCTGGGAACCGGGCCGGTCTGCAGGCATAG